The nucleotide sequence taattcaaaaccatttccagacgctttaactttgacagaagattcaaaacATTAAGTTCtgtaaacattttttctgtagagaattacataaatttgctccttgactcttctacaatgatactgtttagtgaaaattctttagatataatttaaaaacttcttaaatacaagaaaaatacgcgggcgtaaaatgcttctattggaaacatattaatccaaatggagacaagagaaagtttctaattggagacaaacagtgtaagtgaaacagggacgaaaggcttccaaaatcttgttgagttgctcctgaggtcctgagtgtaggacttgttcttaTTTTTGGTCTTTTCtgctttcccatctaaaacaataagaaaatctctccaaaaaattatgtttccggggtttccaattgaagcatttgcagacacttcagaaaaacccttattgttcacgaaataagtaattatttcatttgaaaacttcacgtaccgttaacaataaaaattagaacttaatttaactaaaattagccagaaatatgacataaatgttaaacgaaacgaataaacaacagtcacatcattgtgtttttcattggaaaacatgatcgatcgatgaaaaattcgattgtgaaatttattcgatttattCGATGGTGAACCGtgaacacttttaatttttctgagaaattaacaaattaaaatttgtgaatataaatggattttcgctttatttggagcaaaattaactaaataatgaaactgtggtatagaatagaaaatatataaacataataatttagtactgtatttatcgtaaaaacaatgacgtttccatttggagtagcgacaaatttccatttggagcaggtttttaattagcttaatttaccctaatccaATGGTTCAGCTGTCCAAatgttctctttttttataaaatttattaaaaggatCCAAAAAAGGTCCTGGGATTTTTAATCAAtctcaatttatgaaatcataaaAAATCAGTCATTAATATCTTCAATTCAAACGGTTCAAGCAATCAGCGAATCATTTTTGCTGACCATACGGGGTGTTCCTAATCTTGGTCAGGGCAGTGTATGCTAATGCTAAAGCGTGTCCCGGATTTAAATTGCAAGTttttcgacatgaagttagtcacaataggaattcagttttgtttttttgaccgtcagcttttcatttctgaaaaaaatattgaaaaaggttgtgttttggctgagaaaagtgataaaaatggagaacctgcgcatattgatcgtggacacgtacctaaagaatccaaaagcgagctattctgaaatcgaaaggatcaccggaaagtgtccatctacggtgcgaagggttatattacgcttcaaggaactcaagactgttgtTGGAAAGCCAGGATGTGGCAGAAATCCTGGAGCTGTAGACAAGAGGATGGAGAAGAGTGTTGAcgcttttccagaagcaaccTTGCCTTTCAGTCAGAGATGTGGGCAAAAAGCTGGGTTTCTCCAAGAGCTTAGTGCAGACAATCAAAAAGAATAACAGATTGATAAACGTACAAAGCTCAAGCTGCTTCCCATCGCACGGATAAGCAGAGGCAAAATGCCAAAACGAGGTCGAGAAATCTGAGTGATCGAGTTAAAAAACCATAAAGAGGATTTGAATCATAATGAAAtaccctttcaagaaatataaatagtatttttatatgtactATAGGTTTTTAATGAGAGTCATTTGTCTTATTGGCGACACGATTTAGAGCAGCGTTTTCCCGCGCAAAACAGGAATTTATAGCAGAGAGACTGAGGTTTTATAGCATGCTGTCATCCCGCCCAGTCCGAAGCATCTGGCCAGCACAACACGAATCCTCCTTTCAGTTGATTTTCTAAGTGATTCGGGGCCTGTTGCAACTTTCCGGTCATCACTGAAGCCCACCAGACAAGTCAGTTGAAGAGAGTTAGAAATGTCTCTGCCAGCGGATAACATTAAAGTGTGTGTTGTGGGATCGGGAAACTGGTGAGTCTCTTTAGGTCCATCCGGTAAATTCCACTAGTCTCTCTGcacgtaaaaaaaattgtaggcgGGAGTTGATCTCTCGCGCTCCAAAGGTCAATGCTTCGGCTGTGTTGTTGAGTCTCGAGGGAATTTTTCTGGGAAAACAGAGTGTCGTTTAAAGGTCACGGTCAGGAAAATCATTTTCCGCTGcccattgtgttttttttcgtcTCCCAAGAATAGCTCATTCGAATTATTTTTTCCCTCCATTTTCTCATGAAGCAATTTTCCGCACTGCAGGAAAATGCAATTAAGGAGGAACTGAAGGAAAATTTTCCCAATTACCAATCCCCAACTCTTATGCAATGAGGTCATGCGAATGAAAATTCAACCAGACTGCCCTTCGATCCAATAAAACCCTTATCTCGGTAGCTTATCAGACCATCGACAACCGTTCTAACTGGACTCTCTTGCTTTCCAGGGGATCAGCTATTGCCAAAATAGTCGGACACAATGCAGCCAAATTGCCAAATTTCTGCGACAGGGTCACAATGTACGTGTACGAGGAGATGATCGATGGGAAGAAACTGACTGAGATCATCAATGAGCAGCATGAGAATGTCAAGTATCTTCCTGGTCACAAATTGCCGCCCAATGTTGTGAGTAGTTTTTTGAAATTTGGAGGCTTGTCCTGGCCCAATTCCAATCACTATTAGTTTGTATCCTGACCTGCCCATCTCGACCAGAGATGACAAATGTGAAATTTCTCGTGGAAAAGTCTGTGAAATGTGGGTCAGTCAATGGGCTCTCAATCACTTCCCATTTGCTGAGAAATTTAAAGTCTTAATTGCTGCGAGAACATTATGTAAGAGTATGGTGtgtttgaaaaatctttatctCTATTAATAAAGTGTCCCCGTAATCACGTGGGAAGAGAGTTGAAAGTGCACAAGATCAAGGATAGAAAGCTTATCATTAACGCATGATTGGCACGATTGATTAATTTATGAGAAATTACAAAGTAAAGAACTTTTCTTTCGTTTAttgatttcttaaaaaaattgatttgtattTGGACGATTACGTGCTTATAATTGTTTACAAACAACCTGTTGCAAAAAGCAAAGTCTGCAGgagaaaaaagcaataaaatcaataaaaaaaactcataacattatattattgcaaaacatagacaagaaaaacataaaaacattaataGACAGCACTGTTcagatttaaattaattatgcgatATGATTGATTAATTTCTTAACACTAATGACTTAGGGCAGGGCGTCACTTTCGTATTTAAGCTAGTccacatgtaattaaatatttaatctcataaaatattttactcacATCTCTTTTTATGATTGGCTAGCCAgagccttaactctttccggaccacaacatatccagcgaacgaatttcagtaaaactcactttattgtaactcttagtggtcaaatatgatacttttacagagaaagaattttttcctgctctgggaaattggaaaactcatgggtactctcgtccccaatagaacgaaaaggagacaaactttaattttccaaaagtcaataatatcaattttgtgaattatttttgcgtgtcaaatgactcctttacaatgttgatcactaaaacaagaagaattgttgaccagtatcttgtgggatgtccaggaagtggtcgagaagacaccaaattcctgcttgccaacagattcctcaaaatatttcacacaataacactttaaaacacatttctctcaacacgatgttattgtagacacattaagctttctcaaaagcataaaagataCTTCCTGggcttcctggacaatcagaattcaccaaaatcaggaagaataggaaaaacttccctgaaagtaATCTCCCACGCTGTCAAATATCAacattatcggccatattggcaaaaatgtcgctcccgctaggaattttgttacaaggttggtgtcaaaaagcaaatggtgggcattggcgggataaccttacatttgacctcaagattcttgcggacgagaattcccatcaactttgaacaagttttttgaaaatttaagaaaaaaattgtttttcgaatttatgtaatttgtaattgttagttatcatacttattggccccgagtgGTTTTTTCATATTCTGGTCtacaaatatcaaaaaagtcacaatatctccaaggaagcagaaaatcgaaaattcacgatttttgaccaaaaatatctaattctcttcagtttcttccggtgttcgtcagaagattgccttcttctcaaatcaaagactaaatttttctccaaagctttcaaccctcggtatgggtcttcctcagtgggtcaaCTATAATCTTTCTAATGATTTAGAAACGTCTTTCGTCCTCTTAATACTACACATAGCCACAAATCTTACTTTTCTTTCTTatatatgggaatttttgctattacttttttttattaatttagttttattcTTTATCTGCTGCTTGCTCTTCAGTGGTTTTGTTCCACACACAGTTCCACAACTGTgaaggaagacccataccgagggttaaaagctttggagaaaaatttggcctttgatttgagaagaagAATATACAACTGCGTCAGATACAgtactcgaaaaaaaaatctaagctCAGAAGTTAATTAGGATcgtgcaaaaaatatcctagatttggacattcttatagtttgtaattatccagaagaatcggatttttatcgattctagatagtctaaaaaaaatcttttttccatgggttcCCAGactcccaaaggagacgaaagagttaaaatggaattgatatttcgaaaaaaaatccttatttctaaattttcaaagccactttATAATCATCCTTAGAGCACGGACGCGATCTAAATTAACCCCCAAAATGTGTCTTTAATGGAAGTTCATCActtagacctttccaaaattagtctagcattaaatattacaaatgctCTTTTCGTTTTCCTCACTTTGTAATAGTACTCAAAAGCACAAAtctatttttttgtcaaatactTTTGGCATTGAAGAGATGTAATACACTAAAATCTTTCCTGTATATGCAAAAAGGTAAACAAAAACGTCAAatcaaattgattgaaagtCAACTGCAATTCTATGTTATTATTTGCGAGCCACTACATGAATTTgtaattcctgcaaaaattaaggaaaattattgttcaactgaatattttcctgggaaaaattacgacacaaattaagctataataaatttgagcgtatttgctccatttcattttaatagacgaacttgaaaatttcaacaaccCTTTCGAAATTATACTgccgctcgaattaaaaatctcaagtaaaagtaacgtagtctgaaaaatacggaattatatcgctccttggaaattacaaggggccaactcactttttggcgattttgaggttttaatacactcagacagagaatttaataaaatttcagatgatatgagtcaataaatttcgttattagaaaagtttttcaaaattttactctttatgattgcttgcgcggttttgtttgaagtcaaggggcacaaaatatattaatcgttcaaatttttgtgaaacaagggactaactgaagcaagttgatcccttgtcattctaatttcatgaaaatttacgcatcatttagaatgacaaagagctaactcgtaaaaaaacatattttgaatggtaaaaatatgtatgtttcgatgtttatattagtgctcatacaaatagaaaagaaataaattgtttttattaacatacatatatgagataattatttatacaaagtttaatctttcatgctgtctcctgaaaaatggctcagattgagttggccccttgtaatttccaaggagcgatatagaaaagactttatatacgagtactcccacttccaaagacttccaagcattTCAtgttcagctgtacaccacttccgacccaaATATCTCTCCCTTGAGcccatcaaatattcaatcaCTCCAAGAAATATCTAatcaatcaatttgatatacTTTATTGGGATCAAAGATCGCTAAATAAGTCGATAAGACCATCAACAAAAGCAAATATTtcggtaaaattatttttattgatataaaaCGGAATCATAATCTTAatctataatttatatttaaagatatttcaACTCTTTCAAATGCACTTTTGAGAATCTTTTATAATCGTGCCTTTGAACTTTAAATGCTTTTTGTAAAGGTCGCTGTTCCTGATGTCGTGGAAGCTTCCAAAGATGCAGATATCCTGATCTTCGTAATCCCTCACCAGTTTATCCGGGGCTTGGCTGGCCAGATGCTGGGCAAAATCAAGCCAACAGCTGTTGGTCTATCTCTTATCAAGGGCTTCGACGTGGCTGAAGGTGGTGGAATCGCTCTGATTTCCCACATTGTTACACGTTACCTCAATATCCCATGTGCAGTTCTCATGGGTGCCAATCTGGCCAATGAGGTGGCCGAGGAGAAATTCTGTGAGACCACGATAGGCTGCAAGGACATGAAAATTGCTCCTGTTCTTCGGGACATCATCCAAACTGAGTACTTCCGAGTGGTTGTGGTAGACGATGAGGATGCCGTTGAGATTTGTGGAGCTCTCAAGGTGAGTCTTTTGGTTATTTTAATTGCGATTATACTCTTTAAGTCTTATCACCTTGGAGAGTAAATTAGTGATACTTTTGACTGTTTCGCATTTTGTCGCATTTTATTGGGCAGACTTTTCGTTTAAAAGAGTCATGTTTACTTTTACTTTGTCGTGAAGGTTGTTGctgaaattatattaatttattcaaatgtTTCAGCATTTTCAGTTgctattctttaattttttttacagctATTGTTATAAGAATTGGCAAATTGCTTCTGTGAAAGCTTGAATATTACAagttagatttattttaaaagaaattctgttGCATTTAAAACCGGTATCAGTTTGTGACTATTTTAGttttatcacaaaaattacattttctttatccCTTGATTGCTTTCGAGTCATTTCTCTAcactttaatattatattatattattgctTTCGTCATTGGAAATTCGCTAAAGAAAGGATTTTGTTCAACGCTGAACTTTCTAAATAAATGATTAACCGGGATTCATAATTAAATTATcgtattaattttcaatttcgcTTTCGGATAacattaaaagtgaattttaaataatttttgactcTTTATTTTAGTGCGTATACATTCCTTGTCTAAAAGTGTATATTGCCAGAATTTGAACATAATTTatgaaacaaatttattttatgcacttttaaatataaattatgcaaatttaatCCAATCGCGGTTATGACAGTAAATGGCATTGatttcttaatattaaaaaatgtcagGAAGGATTTTAGAAGAAGCATTTATGCTTCATAATGATTAACTCgcaattttttgttaatttattcgatttttcattcattagaattataaatttctcttatatcgaaaaaaaacatttaaattaaaagctTTATTCCGTGTAAAAACTATAATTCTTGTAATCTAATTGgtctaaaattctaaaatatatttttaatatattaagtGTAGTTAGCAGTCTTTCAGCCGATAAATTTAAGTGAATTGAATCCattcaatttattaacaactttattaaaatctttaggtgtattattatttccaaaattttgagttGAAATTACAAACAAAGGAATGaagttcaaaatttatttacaatccttaaactttttaaatttgcAGAGAAAGACAGAGAGTTTAACCTCCTGTCCTGGCatataatgaaatttatttagagaaaaagaataaaaatgaagCATTTTAGAATGAAGCCaatacattttcttttaaaattttgagtttgTGTTGCATCTAACCTCACAAAAtcagacaaaatttattaaataaaagacTCCTTACTTTTAATGCtaatttcagtatttttttggATTGGGCTTAGATCTctctaattttaaattacattcaattttcaaaaactaaGAAATTTAATCTGTCttaggttttctttttattttggtaAGAAGTTATGGTTGAATGTGAGATTATGAATTAATACTGAGACAAATTTCGAAGTTTAATAaagcatataggggaaaggctcataattttgtccagtttcttattttggacacattgaggataaaattggacactaaaaataaattgattaaaatgatggatttttattccaatatttgatgaataatgaattctatctaaatatttgttctgtttggaagattttaacactaaataagttaaattttgaatatcatttgagttgaaattgctttgttgaaaattcagtgtgagaaaTTGCTTATTGTCaatcactgagtgagagaaaaattcgaaaagttaaaataacatcccagaaatgttaattttaccctacggtATTGATCTAAGATCGGTGTtatcttttttaggtgtattcgaGATTAAAGTTAGccttttcgtgttaattttaccactAATAAGGCGCATTATtgacataaaaaatgttgatatacttttacacTTACAAATATGTTACCATTAAGACGAAAAGAGAATTAATCCTACTCTTTTTTCTCACGATGACGTTCTACATTTCTAAGTTAagatttgattaattttaaatatcaaagaACTTTTTTACAGTTGTTTTTGTAGTAATATAAAGAGGTTCTAGAAACAAATTGAAAtccctttaatttttaaaggcagtcttataataataataataatgctggcacaacattccatgaacgaacaaggccttccctcaaggggatttctagacatgcattattatttttccttgtacgggatgaggttgtcagtcccatgcccgtggaatcaagtgcagtgaacctcactggatgcaatccgaacacctttaacgccagaaaaatttctggtgacctaaaggggattcgaacccgggacacttgcattatagagcgagtgctctaccccTTGACTCATTGAGTGCACAGGCACTTGAGTTAAGGCAGTCTTAACGGAACCTAAAACTTTTAGAACTGACCTGAGCCATGAATGAGAACTATAATTTACATAAATACAGAAATAAATCACAGAACGCAATGGGTTTAACACTAACCTATTGTATGGGTTTAGGTATTTATTtagagtatgaaaaaaaaaatgtttacataaggacaaagtataaaaataaaacattctccacatataattaaaaataaaatatcacaaaatattatgataatttataatattagtaatttattatcattattaacaCGGTCTCAGATCGGTActgaccaaaattccgaatgggtcgaaatcccaaatcgaccaaatttcagaaaagtaaaatcccaaaaacctaaaatccagaaaaaacaaaatcctgaaaaactaaaatatcgaaaaccaaaatcccgaattgtcaaaattttgaaaatttatgaaattatacggaggataatgtgtggaataattttcaaaaacatagaaaatctcTTTTTGCC is from Phlebotomus papatasi isolate M1 chromosome 1, Ppap_2.1, whole genome shotgun sequence and encodes:
- the LOC129798941 gene encoding glycerol-3-phosphate dehydrogenase [NAD(+)], cytoplasmic isoform X2, whose amino-acid sequence is MSLPADNIKVCVVGSGNWGSAIAKIVGHNAAKLPNFCDRVTMYVYEEMIDGKKLTEIINEQHENVKYLPGHKLPPNVVAVPDVVEASKDADILIFVIPHQFIRGLAGQMLGKIKPTAVGLSLIKGFDVAEGGGIALISHIVTRYLNIPCAVLMGANLANEVAEEKFCETTIGCKDMKIAPVLRDIIQTEYFRVVVVDDEDAVEICGALKNIVACGAGFVDGLKLGDNTKAAIIRLGLMEMIKFVEVFYPGAKLSTFFESCGVADLITTCYGGRNRKVSEAFVTSGKTIKQLEDEMLNGQKLQGPITAEEVNFMLKNKSMEDKFPLFTAIHRICTGVLKPKDIIDAIRTHPEHMQTFGAK
- the LOC129798941 gene encoding glycerol-3-phosphate dehydrogenase [NAD(+)], cytoplasmic isoform X1; translated protein: MSLPADNIKVCVVGSGNWGSAIAKIVGHNAAKLPNFCDRVTMYVYEEMIDGKKLTEIINEQHENVKYLPGHKLPPNVVAVPDVVEASKDADILIFVIPHQFIRGLAGQMLGKIKPTAVGLSLIKGFDVAEGGGIALISHIVTRYLNIPCAVLMGANLANEVAEEKFCETTIGCKDMKIAPVLRDIIQTEYFRVVVVDDEDAVEICGALKNIVACGAGFVDGLKLGDNTKAAIIRLGLMEMIKFVEVFYPGAKLSTFFESCGVADLITTCYGGRNRKVSEAFVTSGKTIKQLEDEMLNGQKLQGPITAEEVNFMLKNKSMEDKFPLFTAIHRICTGVLKPKDIIDAIRTHPEHMPRPQYAKL